The DNA sequence GGGAGTGAGCGTCTGTCTGGGCCTCGCTTTCGGCCCTCGCTTCCGGCCCCCTGGGCTCTCCCTTCCCTACCCACACCGGACGGCCCTCCGAGTGCCCCCCAACCCCGGGAGCAGGCCCAGATGCACAGCACAGCGCCCATCTTCAGGCTGCCTGGCCctcctgtgcctcggtttccccgccTGCACAGCTTGCCGTGGCGACCGGCGGAGCGTCTGGccgcgtgcgtgcgtgcgcgcgcacgcgaGGGCGGGCGGGCCGCGGGTCACCAGCCCTCTGCCCGCAGTACTACTGCTGCAAGGAAGAGtcggaggaggacgaggaggagccTGACTTCGCCGTGCACGCGAACCCGCCTCCGCTGCCCTGCGGCCGCAGCCTGGTGCTCACCAACGGGCCGGCGCTCTACCCGGCCGCCTCCACCTCCTTCAGCCAGAAGAGCCCGCAGGCCCGCACCCTCTGCCGCAGCTGCTCCCACTACGAGCCGCCCGCCTTCTTCCTGCAGGAGCCCGAGGACGAGGACGTGCGCAACGGCGGCGAGCGCGTGGCCTACCAGAGCGTCAGCCAGGAGGACGCCGAGCCGCCGCCGGGGGCCTTCGGGGGCCTGCAGGCGCTCAACCCCAACCGCCTCTCGGCCATGCGGGAGGCCTTCTCCCGGAGCCGCAGCATCAGCACCGACGTCTGAGCAGCCCCGCCCGCCCGACGGGCCCCCAGACCATGGTGGGGTCCCCGGGGCGCGTCGGCCTGGCCCCGGGCCGGGACCGGGGCCCCGCCCAGCCCTCCGCGCCTCCCTGTCCCCACGGGGGCCGGTCGGGGAGCTCCGCGGCTCGCTGCAGGGATAGGGCCCAGTGAGCACAAGGTGGCCGCCGGGGGTAGGGGGTGCGGGGCCTGGGGCTCCCAGGCGGGCGGGCACAGGTGAGCTCCCAGG is a window from the Felis catus isolate Fca126 chromosome D4, F.catus_Fca126_mat1.0, whole genome shotgun sequence genome containing:
- the FAM163B gene encoding protein FAM163B, encoding MTAGTVVITGGILATVILLCIIAVLCYCRLQYYCCKEESEEDEEEPDFAVHANPPPLPCGRSLVLTNGPALYPAASTSFSQKSPQARTLCRSCSHYEPPAFFLQEPEDEDVRNGGERVAYQSVSQEDAEPPPGAFGGLQALNPNRLSAMREAFSRSRSISTDV